In the Pseudoalteromonas ulvae UL12 genome, one interval contains:
- the tyrR gene encoding transcriptional regulator TyrR produces the protein MRLEIHCADRIGIAQEILNILVSYQVDLKGIEVDAKHCRMYVSFPPIEFEQFQKIMPSIRLIEGVTDVRTTAFMPSEREHNELNTLLSALPDGIISIDAKGMVRLCNDAACRDLNVSQADIVGVSINSLLKGFNFNRWLEGKEVLGQTTRVEVDGEDFIADILPISVPESQNEQILAGAVINIKSQSRLGQQVSVFRRYGQESFSSIQTSSTAMRRVVREARKMAQLEAPILVTGETGTGKELLARSCHYASHRSMKPFLALSCASLPDDVAETELFGFAGYEDGSTPSRGILEQADGGTVFFDEVGEMSARLQTKLLRFLQDGTFRRVGSENEVKVNVRIIASTQKDLPGMVQEGSFREDLYYRINVLNLDIAPLRDRSADIGPLTEHFLQKYAHQVGKSAPSLEPGCLEFLQQYPWPGNVRQLENAIYRAVSLLDDEKLSAEHLQLPSFTNDLGYLESDFEGSLDQAVKRFESTLLRKLYPAYPSSRQLAKRLGLSHTAVANKLREYGINRKTIKV, from the coding sequence ATGCGCTTAGAGATCCATTGTGCTGATCGTATTGGTATTGCGCAGGAAATTCTTAATATTTTGGTGAGTTATCAGGTCGACCTCAAAGGAATCGAAGTTGATGCTAAGCACTGTCGTATGTATGTGTCATTTCCACCTATAGAATTTGAACAATTTCAAAAAATCATGCCTTCTATCCGTTTAATCGAAGGAGTAACGGATGTCAGAACGACTGCGTTTATGCCGTCAGAACGAGAGCATAATGAGCTCAATACGTTACTGAGCGCTTTACCTGATGGGATTATTTCCATTGATGCAAAAGGCATGGTGAGGCTTTGCAACGATGCAGCTTGCCGTGATTTAAATGTTTCTCAAGCAGACATCGTCGGTGTCAGTATTAACTCGTTATTGAAAGGCTTTAATTTTAATCGTTGGTTAGAAGGCAAAGAAGTTCTAGGCCAGACCACTCGGGTTGAGGTAGATGGTGAAGACTTTATTGCTGATATTTTGCCAATTTCAGTTCCAGAGAGTCAAAACGAACAAATTTTGGCTGGAGCCGTGATTAATATCAAATCGCAAAGTCGATTAGGGCAACAGGTCAGTGTATTTCGTCGTTACGGTCAAGAGAGTTTTTCGAGTATTCAGACTTCGAGCACCGCGATGCGCCGGGTCGTACGTGAAGCCCGCAAAATGGCTCAACTTGAAGCACCGATTTTAGTCACAGGTGAAACAGGCACTGGAAAAGAGTTATTGGCGCGCTCTTGTCATTATGCTTCACACCGTTCTATGAAGCCTTTTTTAGCGTTATCGTGCGCATCTTTACCTGATGATGTTGCAGAAACAGAGTTATTTGGTTTTGCAGGGTATGAAGATGGCTCAACCCCCAGCCGTGGCATTTTAGAACAAGCCGATGGTGGGACGGTATTTTTTGATGAAGTCGGTGAAATGTCGGCGCGCTTACAAACAAAATTACTGCGCTTTTTACAAGATGGGACGTTTCGCCGAGTTGGTAGTGAAAATGAAGTGAAAGTAAATGTGCGCATCATTGCCTCAACACAAAAAGATTTACCGGGCATGGTCCAAGAAGGGTCATTTAGAGAAGATCTCTATTACCGTATTAATGTGTTGAATTTAGATATTGCACCTTTACGCGATCGCAGCGCAGATATCGGCCCATTAACTGAGCATTTTTTACAAAAATATGCCCATCAAGTTGGTAAGTCAGCACCCAGTTTAGAGCCAGGCTGTCTTGAGTTTTTACAGCAATATCCTTGGCCTGGAAATGTACGCCAGCTTGAAAATGCAATTTATCGGGCGGTGTCATTACTTGATGATGAAAAGCTCAGTGCAGAGCATTTGCAACTGCCTAGTTTTACCAATGATTTAGGGTATTTGGAATCGGACTTTGAAGGCTCACTTGATCAAGCCGTTAAACGCTTTGAGTCGACCTTGTTACGTAAGCTTTATCCTGCTTATCCAAGTTCACGGCAGTTAGCAAAGCGCTTAGGTTTAAGTCACACCGCAGTGGCAAATAAACTACGTGAATATGGCATTAACCGTAAAACCATCAAAGTTTAG
- a CDS encoding UDP-glucuronic acid decarboxylase family protein: MFKRKKILVTGGAGFLGSHLCRKLLSQNHEVICVDNFFTGNKDNIIDLLDNPRFELIRHDVTFPLFVEVDEIYNLACPASPIHYQHDPVQTTKTSVHGAINMLGLAKRTGAKIFQASTSEVYGDPIVHPQVESYWGNVNPIGERSCYDEGKRCAETLFFDYRKQHNLKIKVARIFNTYGPNMHPNDGRVVSNFIMQALQNQDITLYGNGEQTRSFCYVDDLINAFIKFMDTDDSVTGPINLGNPTEFTIKELAEKVIHLTRSSSALTYQTLPNDDPKQRRPDISLAKEHLNWQPTIALEQGLEKTIEYFSSLINASERQS, from the coding sequence ATGTTCAAACGTAAAAAAATCTTAGTTACCGGTGGTGCCGGCTTTTTAGGCTCTCACCTATGTCGTAAGTTGTTATCACAGAATCATGAAGTGATCTGCGTTGATAATTTTTTTACCGGGAATAAAGATAACATCATCGATTTACTCGATAACCCGCGCTTTGAACTAATACGCCATGATGTGACCTTCCCTTTATTTGTTGAAGTCGACGAAATTTATAATCTTGCGTGCCCAGCCTCGCCCATTCATTACCAACATGATCCGGTGCAAACCACAAAAACCAGTGTCCATGGCGCTATTAACATGCTTGGTTTAGCAAAACGCACAGGTGCAAAAATCTTTCAAGCATCTACGAGTGAAGTGTATGGTGATCCGATTGTTCACCCACAAGTGGAGTCTTACTGGGGAAATGTTAACCCGATAGGCGAGCGTTCTTGTTACGATGAAGGCAAACGTTGTGCTGAAACACTCTTTTTCGATTATAGAAAACAGCATAATCTGAAAATTAAAGTCGCACGTATTTTTAATACCTATGGCCCCAACATGCACCCAAATGATGGCCGAGTCGTGTCTAACTTTATTATGCAGGCTCTGCAAAATCAAGACATCACCTTATATGGTAATGGCGAACAAACACGCTCTTTTTGTTATGTTGATGACCTTATTAACGCCTTTATCAAATTCATGGATACAGATGATTCAGTCACAGGTCCAATTAATTTAGGGAACCCAACGGAGTTCACAATTAAAGAATTGGCGGAGAAAGTGATTCACTTAACCCGCTCATCATCAGCATTAACCTATCAAACCTTGCCAAATGACGATCCAAAACAACGCAGGCCTGACATTTCGTTAGCCAAAGAGCATTTAAATTGGCAACCTACCATCGCATTAGAGCAAGGGTTGGAAAAAACCATCGAGTACTTTAGTTCGCTAATCAATGCATCTGAACGTCAATCCTAA
- a CDS encoding thioesterase family protein: MNLYFRLLLLFFRIKRNKQYQPLLDEVSLQFTALPTDCDINLHLTNSRYLALMDIARTWMTERFGLLGKMLKRRWFPIVNATAITYIRDIKPMQKFFINTRLVGWDHKYFYIEQRFESERGLHAIAYVRGVFKKRSGLVSIEEMLDVAEFDGVAPILPAEIIHWKEMLEQKKQNNTPK; encoded by the coding sequence ATGAACTTATATTTTAGATTACTCTTGTTGTTTTTTCGCATTAAGCGAAATAAGCAATATCAACCACTACTTGATGAAGTCAGCTTACAATTTACTGCTTTACCAACTGATTGTGATATTAACCTTCATTTGACCAATTCACGCTATTTGGCTTTGATGGATATTGCACGTACTTGGATGACGGAACGATTTGGCTTATTAGGGAAAATGCTCAAGCGCCGTTGGTTTCCAATCGTAAATGCAACTGCGATTACGTATATTCGTGATATTAAACCGATGCAGAAGTTTTTTATTAATACTCGCTTAGTGGGTTGGGATCACAAGTATTTTTATATTGAGCAGCGCTTTGAATCTGAACGAGGTTTACACGCTATTGCTTATGTGCGAGGCGTATTTAAAAAACGCAGTGGCTTAGTCAGTATTGAAGAAATGCTCGACGTTGCTGAGTTTGATGGTGTAGCGCCAATCTTACCGGCAGAAATTATTCATTGGAAAGAAATGCTTGAGCAGAAAAAACAAAACAACACACCCAAATAA
- a CDS encoding GNAT family N-acyltransferase produces MISAESVVENNLPQLKNSPKLKNIVTKGLGYLLHEQEFIRFAAQYPHLKGIEFVEQVLEELEFNSRFNPQQVENIPSDGKVVIVCNHPIGSLDALALISLLYKVRKDIKVVANRMLMAIEPMHNLLLPVDNLSGSSKKRELANIQQHLKSEGALLIFPAGEVSRLSPTGIKDGQWHTGFLRFALKAHAPILPIQILAKNSPLFYGTSLVYKPLASLLLVKEMFKQRHKSLEFEIGSPIAPAAYHLENVSDKVVCELIKKQLYRLGSKKQLPFKTENPIAQPECRKSLKQAIALTELLGHTQDNMQIHLYRYEGSSAIFRELGRLREIAFRAVGEGTGKRRDIDKYDMSYQHLVLWDPDQLEIVGAYRLADADTLVKQSGHAGLYTDTLFNYQPEIKPYFEHGLELGRSFVQPKYWGKRSLDYLWYGIGAFITRYPQFRYLFGPVSISNSLPKKAQNLLVHYYQHYFSSSVMLAQPKCQHQLTSIEQKELSAVFEGNDAKADFVTLKHMLANMGVQVPTLLKQYADLCDDAGVQFLSFSVDPDFNYCIDGLVMVDLTQLKAQKIKRYLSVHQQ; encoded by the coding sequence ATGATTAGTGCCGAAAGTGTCGTGGAAAACAACCTTCCACAATTAAAAAACTCCCCAAAACTTAAAAATATCGTCACCAAAGGATTGGGTTATTTGTTACATGAACAAGAGTTCATTCGCTTTGCAGCTCAATACCCTCATTTAAAAGGCATTGAATTTGTTGAACAAGTGCTCGAAGAGCTCGAATTTAATAGCCGCTTTAATCCTCAGCAAGTCGAAAATATTCCCAGTGACGGTAAAGTGGTTATCGTATGCAATCATCCAATTGGTTCCCTCGATGCACTGGCCTTAATCAGTCTGTTATATAAAGTGCGTAAAGATATAAAAGTCGTGGCCAATCGCATGTTAATGGCCATAGAGCCGATGCATAACTTGCTTTTGCCTGTTGATAATTTGTCTGGTAGCAGCAAAAAACGCGAGCTTGCCAATATTCAACAACATTTGAAATCGGAAGGTGCATTACTCATTTTTCCAGCAGGAGAAGTTTCCCGCCTCAGTCCAACAGGGATCAAAGATGGGCAATGGCATACTGGCTTTTTACGTTTTGCACTGAAAGCGCACGCGCCTATTCTACCCATTCAAATATTGGCCAAAAACAGCCCACTCTTTTATGGAACATCATTGGTTTACAAGCCTTTAGCCAGTTTGCTTCTTGTCAAAGAAATGTTTAAACAACGCCACAAATCATTAGAGTTTGAAATTGGCTCCCCTATCGCCCCTGCCGCATACCATTTAGAAAATGTCAGCGATAAAGTGGTCTGCGAATTAATTAAAAAACAACTGTACCGTTTAGGCAGTAAAAAACAGCTCCCCTTTAAAACCGAAAATCCCATCGCTCAACCTGAGTGTCGAAAAAGTCTCAAGCAAGCGATTGCTCTCACCGAGTTACTCGGGCACACCCAAGATAACATGCAAATCCACCTGTACCGTTATGAAGGGAGTTCAGCTATTTTTCGCGAATTAGGTCGCTTACGAGAAATTGCCTTTCGAGCTGTAGGTGAAGGCACAGGTAAACGCCGCGACATTGATAAATACGACATGAGCTATCAACACTTAGTCTTGTGGGATCCGGATCAACTCGAAATTGTTGGCGCCTACCGATTAGCCGATGCTGATACCTTAGTAAAGCAATCGGGTCATGCAGGCTTATATACTGATACTTTATTTAACTATCAGCCAGAGATAAAACCTTACTTTGAGCACGGATTGGAGCTTGGCCGAAGCTTTGTTCAACCTAAATATTGGGGAAAACGCAGCTTAGATTATTTGTGGTATGGCATTGGTGCATTTATTACACGCTACCCACAATTTCGCTATTTATTTGGTCCCGTGAGTATTTCAAACAGCCTACCAAAAAAAGCACAAAACCTATTAGTGCATTACTATCAACACTACTTCTCTAGCTCCGTGATGCTGGCACAGCCAAAATGCCAACACCAGCTAACAAGCATTGAACAAAAAGAACTCAGTGCGGTGTTTGAAGGTAACGATGCTAAAGCAGATTTTGTCACGCTCAAACATATGCTGGCCAATATGGGAGTGCAGGTGCCGACACTTTTAAAACAATATGCTGATTTGTGTGATGATGCAGGTGTTCAGTTTTTAAGTTTTAGTGTTGATCCTGATTTCAATTATTGTATCGATGGCCTTGTTATGGTCGACTTAACACAACTCAAAGCGCAAAAAATAAAACGCTACTTAAGTGTTCATCAACAATAA
- a CDS encoding OmpW/AlkL family protein, with the protein MSKLLKSALLTAGLIAAPFANANLSVNIGAIHVNPDSSSSAINEAPTLGLGVDSNTQLGITFDYALNDNWVVELIAATPFSHDITGEDGLAGAGIGKTKHLPPTLLAQYHFGDASSAFRPFVGAGLNYTIFFDEQAGADLKATLGTNDVEIKLDDSFGLAAQAGFNYSLNETWGVHGMVSLIDIDTDATVYADGKKALTSTVNIDPVVFMLGLKYTF; encoded by the coding sequence ATGAGCAAATTATTAAAAAGTGCTTTATTAACAGCAGGTTTAATCGCAGCACCTTTTGCAAATGCAAACTTAAGTGTCAACATTGGCGCCATTCACGTTAACCCTGATAGCAGCTCATCAGCTATCAATGAAGCGCCAACTCTTGGCTTAGGTGTTGATTCAAATACGCAGCTTGGTATTACTTTTGATTACGCATTAAATGATAACTGGGTGGTAGAATTAATAGCCGCGACACCTTTTAGCCATGACATTACAGGTGAAGATGGCCTAGCTGGCGCAGGAATTGGTAAAACAAAACATTTACCACCGACACTTTTAGCGCAATACCACTTTGGTGATGCAAGCTCAGCATTTCGTCCATTTGTTGGCGCGGGTTTAAACTATACGATTTTCTTTGATGAACAAGCTGGTGCAGATTTAAAGGCAACACTTGGTACTAACGATGTAGAAATTAAATTAGATGACTCATTTGGTTTAGCTGCACAAGCGGGTTTCAACTACAGCTTAAATGAAACTTGGGGTGTGCATGGCATGGTTTCTCTAATTGATATCGATACCGATGCCACTGTTTATGCTGATGGTAAAAAAGCACTGACTTCAACAGTCAATATTGACCCAGTTGTCTTTATGTTAGGCTTAAAATACACATTCTAA
- the dapE gene encoding succinyl-diaminopimelate desuccinylase yields MAFAEQKILNMPEALAYLQRLIRFKSVTPDEAGAMQWLTEQLNRVGFSVDVFQTQGVTNLLASYCFSPGPNVAFCGHIDVVPAKNKGWQCDPFSGAIIDSHIYGRGAADMKGAIAAMLSATEQLLASPQPCRGTFYWLLTSDEEGEAEFGTKLLVQELDKRNIKLDACLVGEPTCSNHIGDTIKNGRRGALSGQLTVLGKAGHVAYPENTVNAVHLMSPLIAQLLDLTWQKDIEGSKTSLQITDLSVPNALDNLVPAVAQLSFNVRYSHAYQSEDIHWLINQAVGAFNLNYQLTWQRPCEPYYTGRSECAPVDYLNLLETCVSQSTGIFPTLSTSGGTSDGRFFTDPDTQVFEFGLRNFSIHQVNERVAVHELAQLTDIYRQFLQGVFCTDIE; encoded by the coding sequence ATGGCCTTTGCTGAACAAAAAATACTAAATATGCCTGAAGCACTTGCTTACCTGCAGCGTTTGATTCGATTTAAGTCGGTGACACCTGATGAAGCAGGTGCCATGCAATGGTTAACAGAGCAATTAAATCGAGTTGGCTTTTCGGTTGATGTCTTTCAAACACAGGGTGTGACAAATTTATTAGCCAGTTATTGTTTTTCACCAGGGCCAAATGTCGCCTTTTGCGGTCACATAGATGTGGTACCTGCCAAAAATAAAGGTTGGCAGTGCGATCCGTTTTCTGGCGCAATAATCGATAGTCATATTTATGGTCGTGGCGCAGCAGATATGAAAGGTGCGATCGCTGCAATGCTGAGTGCGACCGAGCAGCTATTGGCTAGCCCTCAGCCGTGCCGAGGCACTTTTTATTGGTTATTAACCTCAGATGAAGAAGGGGAAGCTGAGTTTGGCACTAAGTTATTGGTGCAGGAGCTTGATAAACGCAATATAAAGCTTGATGCGTGTTTAGTGGGCGAGCCCACTTGTTCAAACCACATTGGTGATACGATTAAAAATGGTCGACGCGGCGCATTATCGGGTCAATTAACTGTGCTGGGTAAAGCTGGGCATGTGGCTTATCCAGAAAATACAGTTAATGCAGTTCATTTGATGAGTCCACTGATTGCTCAGCTGCTTGATTTGACATGGCAAAAAGATATTGAAGGCTCAAAAACGTCACTGCAAATCACTGATTTATCGGTCCCCAATGCATTGGATAATTTAGTGCCAGCAGTCGCTCAGTTAAGTTTTAATGTCCGTTATAGCCATGCTTATCAAAGCGAAGATATTCATTGGTTGATTAATCAAGCCGTCGGGGCGTTTAATTTAAACTATCAACTGACTTGGCAGCGACCTTGTGAGCCATATTACACAGGTCGCTCAGAGTGCGCTCCTGTTGATTATTTGAATCTACTTGAAACGTGCGTCAGTCAGTCGACGGGGATTTTTCCAACATTAAGTACATCAGGTGGCACGTCTGATGGGCGTTTTTTTACTGATCCGGATACACAAGTCTTCGAATTTGGATTACGTAATTTTTCTATTCATCAGGTTAATGAGCGAGTTGCAGTTCATGAGCTCGCACAGTTAACTGATATTTACCGACAATTTTTACAAGGTGTGTTTTGCACTGATATTGAGTGA
- a CDS encoding family 16 glycosylhydrolase — protein sequence MSTQKLFCILTGMVSISVMADPPPYGQWKYIPEVSDEFSSQTLDTTKWQDYHPHWPGRPPGVFKSQNVSIRNNQLILAVKDESTAEQKVISTSVIRARNKIKYGYFEIKAKANRSRASSAFFLYNWAPNATYEIDIVEIGGASDGKERNHHSNAHIYYGDPNLENNNNRISDSQTYVNDTPLADNYHLYAVDWDDKEIRWYFDNQLIRRKKNIHWHTPMQINIDTETFPSWLGMPRAENLPAEFIVEYIRVWQRTDISYQP from the coding sequence GTGAGCACTCAAAAACTTTTCTGCATACTAACAGGTATGGTATCAATCAGTGTCATGGCCGATCCACCGCCTTACGGTCAGTGGAAATATATTCCAGAAGTTTCAGATGAGTTTTCATCACAGACATTAGATACAACTAAATGGCAAGATTACCATCCTCATTGGCCAGGACGCCCGCCAGGTGTATTTAAATCACAAAACGTTAGCATTCGTAATAATCAGCTTATTTTAGCGGTAAAAGATGAAAGCACGGCTGAGCAAAAAGTCATTAGCACGTCGGTCATTCGAGCACGCAATAAAATTAAATATGGTTATTTTGAGATAAAAGCAAAAGCCAATCGCTCTCGCGCTTCGAGTGCCTTTTTTCTGTACAACTGGGCGCCCAATGCCACATACGAAATCGATATAGTCGAAATTGGGGGCGCCTCTGATGGCAAAGAAAGAAATCATCATTCGAACGCACACATTTACTATGGCGATCCAAATTTAGAAAACAATAACAACCGGATCTCAGACTCACAAACATATGTCAATGACACCCCCTTAGCTGATAACTACCACCTTTATGCTGTCGATTGGGATGACAAAGAAATTCGTTGGTATTTCGATAATCAGCTCATCAGACGCAAAAAAAATATTCATTGGCATACCCCGATGCAAATCAATATTGATACTGAGACATTCCCTAGTTGGTTAGGCATGCCCAGAGCTGAAAATTTACCTGCAGAGTTTATTGTCGAGTATATTCGCGTGTGGCAACGCACCGATATCAGCTATCAACCTTAG
- a CDS encoding glycosyltransferase family 2 protein: MLETTLTIIAWAIAVIALLPIGYTFALTLAGCYRQPQAKSTPEKQKLAIIIPAHNEALLIQDTIKHALAQEYPPSRFAVFVIADNCSDNTAELASQAGAHVWTRTDNPGKGQALEFAFDTLLKDDWQGFLVIDADSHLSINALDALNNEFSSGAPVLQLFDTINNPNDSMRTLAMQLGMASFNGLRPCGRTALGLSAGLFGNGFALSRKTIEVCPYKAHSIVEDLEYHMLLLQNHYRVKLVEYASAAAQMPKTADASSSQRQRWELGRIAMIKHYAGDLFFQTLKGNKWALEALIDIVMPPASLMVILAITPSLIGSGLVQWLGLMLVMMLFIHYFIASIRFGSFIGFCKVACYVPWYIIWKTWLVLRTMGKGKNLPWIRTRRHK; the protein is encoded by the coding sequence GTGCTGGAAACTACCTTAACAATAATAGCTTGGGCAATTGCAGTCATTGCCCTACTGCCAATTGGCTACACTTTTGCCTTAACTCTTGCTGGGTGCTATCGACAGCCGCAGGCTAAAAGTACACCCGAAAAGCAAAAACTCGCCATTATCATTCCAGCCCATAATGAAGCGCTCTTGATTCAAGACACAATCAAACATGCATTAGCGCAAGAGTATCCGCCTTCGCGTTTTGCTGTGTTTGTCATTGCTGATAACTGCTCTGATAATACCGCTGAATTAGCCAGTCAAGCTGGAGCTCACGTCTGGACACGCACCGACAATCCGGGAAAAGGTCAAGCATTGGAATTCGCCTTTGACACCTTACTCAAAGATGATTGGCAAGGCTTTTTAGTCATCGATGCTGATTCTCATCTAAGTATTAATGCACTTGATGCACTAAATAATGAGTTTTCATCTGGTGCTCCCGTGTTGCAGTTATTTGATACCATCAATAATCCCAATGACAGCATGCGTACCCTCGCTATGCAATTGGGGATGGCGTCATTTAATGGTTTACGCCCATGTGGCCGCACTGCACTTGGTTTATCTGCAGGATTATTCGGAAATGGTTTTGCTTTGTCTCGCAAAACAATTGAAGTGTGTCCATATAAAGCACACTCAATAGTAGAAGATCTTGAATACCACATGTTACTTTTACAAAATCACTACCGAGTGAAACTCGTTGAGTACGCAAGCGCTGCCGCGCAAATGCCCAAAACTGCTGACGCGTCTTCATCGCAGCGTCAGCGCTGGGAATTAGGCCGCATTGCCATGATCAAACATTATGCAGGTGACTTATTTTTCCAAACACTAAAGGGGAATAAGTGGGCACTTGAAGCCCTCATTGATATTGTCATGCCACCTGCAAGTTTAATGGTGATATTAGCTATTACTCCCTCACTCATCGGCTCAGGGTTGGTACAATGGCTTGGTTTAATGCTAGTAATGATGTTATTTATTCATTATTTCATTGCTAGTATTCGATTTGGCAGTTTCATTGGTTTTTGTAAGGTCGCCTGTTATGTACCTTGGTACATAATTTGGAAAACTTGGCTAGTATTAAGGACAATGGGTAAAGGGAAAAATCTCCCTTGGATCAGAACACGCCGTCATAAATAA